The sequence TATCTGTATGAATACCACTACTTGAACTTACATACCCTTCTTCATCAAATCCGTCAGCATACATAGGATTAACAGTGATTTTTTTAGGAATAATCATATCATCATCTATCCAAAAGCCTTTCAAGTCTACTGTATAGTGTGCAAGGTCTCCTATTTTTTTAGGCTGTGGTTCTACATATAAATATCCTTCAATCTCCTTTATCTTTTCTTCACTAAACCAATCCTCTGGATTTAAATAGCCATATCCTGTATAGTACTTATTTCCATCTGTATATTCTGTATACTGACACTGCCAGTACTTGTTCGTATTGAAGATAAGTTTATAATCACTTGTAAATATTGCTACTTCATAATCCATATTGTTCAAAAGGTAAGTCTCTTGTAATAACTCATTTTTTACTTTTGATAGATTTATTAACTCCTTCTCTTCATCTAAATACTCTTGAAAAACCTCCTCGAGACTATTATTAAAGTAAAAGGTATCTATCTGAAGCTCTGTTGCAGCAGCTTTTCTTTCTTCAGATATAAAGTACACGCTAAAACTTATCATTAGTAGCAGATAAGTAGCTAAAAACACACTAAAAACACGCAAGTAAATTATGCTCTTTACTTTCTTCTTTCCCATTACTTTCCCTCCAATTTATAGCCTTTTTTAAACACTGTCTTAATTTGTGAAGAGGCATCACCTAATGCTTGCCGTAGCTTTTTTATGTGGTTATCTACGACCCTATCATTCCCATCAAAATCATATCCCCAAATCCTAGTAAGAAATATATCTCGACTCATCACTTGACCAGGATTGTCCATAAGTATTTTTAGAATAGCAAACTCTATAGGTGCTAATTCTACTTCTTCTTCATTTACTATAATGATGCATCTATATGGGTCTAATTTTATACTACCAACCACCATCACTTCAGCCCTTATCATGCCTTTTGCACGTTTTAACAAAGCCGTTACTTTAGCATAAAGCTCTGCCAAAGAAAAGGGCTTAATAACATAGTCATCACATCCAAGCCTATAACCATGTAATCGATCCTCTTCACTGTGTCTTGCTGTAATAAAGATAATAGGTACATCACTGGTTTTTCTAAGTTCTCGACAAATTGTAAATCCATCTACCTCTGGAAGCATTACATCTAAAAGCACCAAGTCATACTCATCCTCAGCATATTTTTGTTGACCCTCTTCTCCAGTTTTAGCCATACTTATAATAAAAGCTCCACCACTTTTTTCTGTGAAAAAATCTGAAATAATTTCTCTCATCTCTGGATCGTCTTCCACTAAAAGAAGCTTAAATGCCATCCCCCTCACCTCCAAATATAGATTAGCACACAAATATATCTTTTTTGTATGCTCTTTATGCTTTACAACTTAAATACAAAGACAAAATACGACAAGAAAGTGCCTTTGGCACTTTAGTCGCTAGTCATTAGCCTTTAGTCACTAGCATTTGGGTATTCCTTTTGGGTCAAAATCCTTCGCTTACACTCAGGATGACTGAGCTAGAAGTTAAGGTTAAAAGTAGGGCTTTCCTATTAAATAAGAAGAGCGCCTGCGGCGCGTTAGCCACCAGTGGCCAGTCTTCAGCCATCAGTGGTGGGGTCAAATTTTACACGTCAAAGATTCAATTACATATAAAGAGGATTTAAATAATAGCTTAGTCCCAAAGTAGAACCTTGCTAGTTAAAAAAAAGATGCCCTAAGGCATCCTTCTCATTTATTTCTCACTTATTTCTTATTTATGGTTATTTTAATCTCTATTTTATCGCCCATATCTTTTTCTTTGTAATCTGCTTGTATTCCAGTCTTTAAGATTTCATTATAGGCGTTTTTTATGGTATTTAGATATATTCTCATATTAATGAAACTTTTAATGCGGGACCTGGAGTTTTTGGTGAGTTTTTCTTCGTGATTATTGTTGAGTACATTATCCCGTATTTTTTCTATAAGATCTTCAGATTTCTTTACATTAAGTTTTTTACTTATGATTGCTTGGAGGGCTTCCTTTTGCAAATCTTCTTCTGGTAGTCGAAGTAGTGCTCTTGCATGCCTTTCTGAAAGATTATTCTCTAGTAATTCTCTTCTTACATCATGGTTTAATCTTAAAAGGCGAAGCTTATTTGCTACTGTAGATTGATTTTTACCAACTTTTTGAGCAATTTGATCTTGAGTTAAATTGTGTCTAGACATTAATTGATTATAGCTCTCTGCTTCTTCTATGTAGTTTAAATTTTCTCTTTGAATGTTTTCAATTAATGCCATTACAGCAGAATCTACTTCTATTACTTCACTGATAATAGCTGGTATCTCAGTTAACCCTGCTAGTTTAGATGCTCTTAATCTTCTTTCCCCTGAGATCAATTCATAGGAATTTTCGTTGAATTTCCTCACATTAATAGGTTGTAGTACACCGTATTCCTTTATGGAATTAGCCAAATCCTCTAAAGCACCTTTTGCAAACTTTGTCCTAGGTTGATAAGGGTTTGGCTTAATAAATTCAACGGGTATATACTGAATATTCAATTTTTTACTTTCCATATACATCCTCCACTACAAAGGGTTTTTATTTGGCATTCCAGGCTTCCTAGGATATGCTGCTGGCGTAGCATTTGTTTTTTGGATGACAATAACATGTCTTTCTAACTCTGCAATAGGAATAGTACAATCTTCTATAGATTTCACTTGTCCACCTAAAATTTTCATAGCGTTTTTTGCTGCATCTAATTCTTCATTGTATTTTGGACCCTTGGATGCAATCATGAGACCATCTACCTTTACTAAAGGTAAACACAGTTCCGACAAAGTCTGCATATTTGCAACAGCTCTTGATATAACTATATCATATTTTTCTCTATATTTTTTATTTTTTCCTAAATTTTCAGCTCTTTCATGCACTAATTCTACTTTTATACCTAAATTCCTAGCTGCATCGTCAATAAACTTTAGTTTTTTGCCTACAGAATCTACTAAAGTAATTTGAATTTCGGGGTATAAAATCTTTAATGGAATACCAGGAAATCCGCCTCCTGTTCCTAGATCCAACACTTTAATACCTTCCTTAACATAATCTCTAGAGAGCATAATCAAAGAATCTACAATATGTTTTAAAATAAAATCTTCAGGCTCTGTAATAGACGTCAAATTAATGTGTTTGTTTGCCTCTAGTAAAATATCCATAAAGGATAAGAGCGCATCTGCTTGCTCATCCTTTATTTGAATATTTAGTTGGTTTAAAGTACTAATAAGTACGTTTTTTTCTCCCATTATAAATCACCTATGCTCTTCTTCTAAATTGTTCTAAATAAACCATCAACACTGAAATATCAGCAGGGGATACTCCTGATATTCTGCTGGCCTGTCCTAGGGAAGTTGGTTTTATCTTATCCAATTTTTGCTGAGCTTCTAATCGAAGTCCCTTTATAGATAAATAATCGATATCATCTGGCAACTTTCTCTTTTCCAGTTTTTTGTGTTGCTCCACTTGTAGCATTTGTTTGTTAATATAGCCTTCGTATTTTATCTGGATTTCTACTTCATCTGTAATAGATTTAGGCAAATCAGGTCTATCAGGGTCAACCACATGACAGTGTTCATATCGTATCTCAGGTCTCTTTAACAGTTCAATAAGCCTAATACCGCTTTTTAAAGGGGTACTCTTGATGCTTTCAAGATATTCATTTGTCTTCGCATCTGGCTTTACAATCACTTTATTTAATCTTTCAATTTCATCATGTATTCCCTTGTATTTGTCTTTAAATCTCTTGTATCTTTCTTCACTTATAAGACCTACTTCATAACCTTTCTCTGTCAATCGAATATCTGCATTATCTTGTCTCAGAAGTAGTCGGTATTCACTTCGAGAGGTCATCATACGGTAGGGTTCATTGGTACCTTTTGTAACAATATCGTCAATTAGTACGCCAATATAGCCTTCTGAACGATCTATTATAAGAGGATCTTTTCTCTGTACTTTTCTAGCAGCATTGATTCCTGCAATAATCCCTTGGGCGCCTGCTTCTTCATAACCTGAAGTGCCATTTACCTGACCAGCAAAGAAAAGACCTTCTATGGCCTTACATTCTAAGGAAGCATCTAATTGCATAGGGTCAATATTATCGTATTCTATTGCATAAGCAGATCGAACCACCTCTGCACGCTCTAATCCCTCTATGGTCTTAAGGACCTCTAATTGAACTTCTTCAGGCAAGCTAGAAGACATGCCTTGTACGTACATTTCATTTGTATCAAGTCCTTCTGGTTCTACAAAAACTTGATGCTTAGGCTTATCTGCAAAACGAACAATTTTATCTTCTATCGAAGGACAGTACCTAGCTCCAACCCCCTTTATATTTCCGCTAAATAGGGGAGATCTGTGTAAATTATCTCGAATGACTTGATGCGTTTTTTCATTCGTATAAGTTAAATAGACGGGAACTTGCTCAATATCGATTTTTTCCGTTTCAAAAGAAAATGGTACGATTACTTCATCACCATTTTGAATCTGCATTTTATCAAAATCCACCGTGTTTTTATCGATTCGAGCAGGAGTACCTGTTTTAAACCTCATAATATCAATATCTAAATCCTTCAACTTCTCAGATAAACCAATAGATGGAAATAATCCATTTGGCCCTCCACTATAACTAATATCCCCAATAATAATTTGAGAGTCCATATAGGTGCCTGTAGTAAGGA is a genomic window of Alkalibaculum bacchi containing:
- a CDS encoding response regulator transcription factor: MAFKLLLVEDDPEMREIISDFFTEKSGGAFIISMAKTGEEGQQKYAEDEYDLVLLDVMLPEVDGFTICRELRKTSDVPIIFITARHSEEDRLHGYRLGCDDYVIKPFSLAELYAKVTALLKRAKGMIRAEVMVVGSIKLDPYRCIIIVNEEEVELAPIEFAILKILMDNPGQVMSRDIFLTRIWGYDFDGNDRVVDNHIKKLRQALGDASSQIKTVFKKGYKLEGK
- the noc gene encoding nucleoid occlusion protein, with protein sequence MESKKLNIQYIPVEFIKPNPYQPRTKFAKGALEDLANSIKEYGVLQPINVRKFNENSYELISGERRLRASKLAGLTEIPAIISEVIEVDSAVMALIENIQRENLNYIEEAESYNQLMSRHNLTQDQIAQKVGKNQSTVANKLRLLRLNHDVRRELLENNLSERHARALLRLPEEDLQKEALQAIISKKLNVKKSEDLIEKIRDNVLNNNHEEKLTKNSRSRIKSFINMRIYLNTIKNAYNEILKTGIQADYKEKDMGDKIEIKITINKK
- the rsmG gene encoding 16S rRNA (guanine(527)-N(7))-methyltransferase RsmG produces the protein MGEKNVLISTLNQLNIQIKDEQADALLSFMDILLEANKHINLTSITEPEDFILKHIVDSLIMLSRDYVKEGIKVLDLGTGGGFPGIPLKILYPEIQITLVDSVGKKLKFIDDAARNLGIKVELVHERAENLGKNKKYREKYDIVISRAVANMQTLSELCLPLVKVDGLMIASKGPKYNEELDAAKNAMKILGGQVKSIEDCTIPIAELERHVIVIQKTNATPAAYPRKPGMPNKNPL
- the mnmG gene encoding tRNA uridine-5-carboxymethylaminomethyl(34) synthesis enzyme MnmG; this encodes MSYNGGQYEVIVVGGGHAGCEAALASARMGLKTLLLTMNIDSIAMMPCNPNIGGTGKGHLVREIDALGGEMGKNIDKTMIQCRMLNTSKGPAVHSLRAQADKHKYQLEMKKTVEAQENLVLKQHEVVDLIVEDKKISGVKTKTGAIFSSPTVILTTGTYMDSQIIIGDISYSGGPNGLFPSIGLSEKLKDLDIDIMRFKTGTPARIDKNTVDFDKMQIQNGDEVIVPFSFETEKIDIEQVPVYLTYTNEKTHQVIRDNLHRSPLFSGNIKGVGARYCPSIEDKIVRFADKPKHQVFVEPEGLDTNEMYVQGMSSSLPEEVQLEVLKTIEGLERAEVVRSAYAIEYDNIDPMQLDASLECKAIEGLFFAGQVNGTSGYEEAGAQGIIAGINAARKVQRKDPLIIDRSEGYIGVLIDDIVTKGTNEPYRMMTSRSEYRLLLRQDNADIRLTEKGYEVGLISEERYKRFKDKYKGIHDEIERLNKVIVKPDAKTNEYLESIKSTPLKSGIRLIELLKRPEIRYEHCHVVDPDRPDLPKSITDEVEIQIKYEGYINKQMLQVEQHKKLEKRKLPDDIDYLSIKGLRLEAQQKLDKIKPTSLGQASRISGVSPADISVLMVYLEQFRRRA